The segment ACTACGCATTAGCATTTTTTTTGTTCAATATGATACCAGGTTTTGAAAAAATTGTTGAGGAGAAGATAAAGTCAGCATTTAAAAGTGGTGAATTTAATAATCTTGAAGGCAGAGGAAAGCCTTTATCCCTATCTGATGATTATTACATACCTGAAGATTTAAGACTTGCTTTTAAAGTCTTAAAAAATTCTAATTTTTTACCTCCCGAAATAGAGTTAAAAAAAGAAATCAAGACTATTGAAAATATCCTTGAAATAACAGATGATATCAAAGAACAATATAATCTTAATAAAA is part of the Desulfobacterales bacterium genome and harbors:
- a CDS encoding DUF1992 domain-containing protein, producing the protein MIPGFEKIVEEKIKSAFKSGEFNNLEGRGKPLSLSDDYYIPEDLRLAFKVLKNSNFLPPEIELKKEIKTIENILEITDDIKEQYNLNKKINFLIMKLNTIKGKSILFDLDQKYMPKLCEKVKINCKKKN